GATAGCCGTCTGCCGATGTCTGGAGACCAGTATGGTTAACATTCTATCTGAACCATACTTCTGGATAGCACCCATAGGGGGCATAGCAGCGATCCTCGCAGCCCTAGCCCTTATATGGCGAATACTTTCAATCAAGGTTGATGATCCAAAGGCTGCTGAAGTAGCGTCAGCGATACGCGTAGGAGCCTACGCCTTCATGAAAAGGCAATACTCAACTATAACGATCATAGCCATAGTTATAGCAGCGATCCTTTTAGCTGCGGGGTATGTTGCACCTAAGGAAGCTGAGGCAATAGCTGTTCACTTCGGACCAGGCGCAGCGGTAGCCTTTCTCATAGGAGCCTTCGCATCGTTGCTAGCAGGCTTCATAGCTATGGATATGGCGACACGCTCCAACGTTAGAACTGTTATTATGGCGAAGAAGGGGATAGAACCTGCTCTAAAGACGGCTTTCCATGGTGGCGCGATCATGGGGCTTCTTGTAACAGGCCTGAGTCTGCTCGGTGTCACAGCGCTCTTCGTATTATATGGTGCGGATGAAACCACACCGACCAAGATCATAGGGATGGGATTCGGTGCAAGCCTCGTAGCACTCTTCGCACAGCTAGGTGGCGGTATATATACGAAGGCGGCTGACGTAGGTGCCGATCTAGTGGGGAAGGTTGAGGCTGGCATACCAGAAGACGATCCAAGAAACGCTGCTGTAATAGCGGATAACGTAGGCGATAATGTAGGCGACTCAGCGGGTCGTGGAGCAGACCTATTCGAATCAGCCACAGCTGAAAACATAGGCAGCATGATCATAGGAGCCGTAATTGCGTCTTGGACTCAAAACTGGGCCTTCCTAGTCTTCCCGATAATAGCTAGAGCGCTCGGCATATTCGCTACTCTGATAGGTATGCCATTTGTTAGACTAGGCAAAGGGGAAGAGCATAAGCCGATGAGAGCCCTACATAAAGGGCTCATCGTAGCAACCATAATGTCTGCAGTACTCTTCTATGTCGCCATACAGCTCCTCTTCGGCTCACAGCCAGGCGGCATCTACCTATACTTCTCGATGCTTGCTGGTCTAGCGGCAAGCATCCTGGTTCAAGTCATAACAGACTACTACACAGGCAGAGAGAGGGGCCCAGTTAGGAGAATAGCCGATGCATCCCAGACTGGCGCAGGAACCAACATAATAACTGGCTTCTCAGTTGCGCTTGAGACAACCGCCTTACCCATAGCCTCGCTTGGAGCCTGTCTGCTAATCGCCTACTACTTTGGCACACTATTTGGCGCAGCGAATCCACAATGGGGTGCGCACGCATCTCTCATGGGCGGCGTTTACGGCACCACCTTGGCGACGATGGGTATGCTCGCTGTGATGGGAATGGTTCTAGCTTTAGATGGCTTCGGACCGATAGCAGACAACGCAGGAGGCATAGCTGAGATGTCTGGGCAAAGTGGAATAGGGGAAAGCATGGAGGCTCTCGACGCCGTCGGTAACACTACAAAAGCTCTAACCAAGGGCTTCGCTATGGGGAGCGCTCTATTAGCTGCGCAGCTACTCTTCCAAGCCTACATCGAAGCTGGGAACGAATATCTAAAGAGCCTAAACCTACCCGAAATCAAGCTTGAACTCAGCAACCCTGTCGTGCTGGTCGCAACACTCATAGGTGCGATGCTGCCCTTCATCTTCTCAGCCTTCGCTATAAAAGCTGTTGGCTCCGCTGCAAAAGAGATAGTTAACGAAGTGAGAAGACAGTTCAAAGAAATCCCCGGTCTAATGGAGGGTAAAGCAAAGCCAGAGTACGATAAAGCTGTAGATATCTGCACAAGAGCGGCTCTAAAGGAGATGGTTCCGCCAGGGCTACTGGTTGTGGTGGCTCCGATAGTCGTAGGTGTGCTTTTAGGTTGGAGCGCTGTAGGCGCTTTAGTCATAGGCGCAACCTTAGCTGGTATACCACTAGCCATACTAATGAACACAGGCGGCGCAGCTTGGGACAACGCTAAGAAGTTTATTGAAGCAGGGAATCTAGGGGGCAAAGGCTCACCCGCACACGCAGCAGCAGTAGTGGGAGACACAGTAGGCGACCCGATGAAAGACACAGCAGGCCCCTCACTACACGTGCTAATCAAACTGCTGAACACGCTCTCGATACTATTCATACCGCTCTTCATAGGGATACTCGGGCTCTAAGCTTCTGAGGTATAAACCTCAGAAACCCTCTAACATTTTTTCTCTACACCGCTCCACTCACTTTAAGTAGCAGAAGAGGTTCCTCATATAACCCCAGCGTCGCCTTCA
This genomic stretch from Nitrososphaerota archaeon harbors:
- a CDS encoding sodium-translocating pyrophosphatase, producing the protein MVNILSEPYFWIAPIGGIAAILAALALIWRILSIKVDDPKAAEVASAIRVGAYAFMKRQYSTITIIAIVIAAILLAAGYVAPKEAEAIAVHFGPGAAVAFLIGAFASLLAGFIAMDMATRSNVRTVIMAKKGIEPALKTAFHGGAIMGLLVTGLSLLGVTALFVLYGADETTPTKIIGMGFGASLVALFAQLGGGIYTKAADVGADLVGKVEAGIPEDDPRNAAVIADNVGDNVGDSAGRGADLFESATAENIGSMIIGAVIASWTQNWAFLVFPIIARALGIFATLIGMPFVRLGKGEEHKPMRALHKGLIVATIMSAVLFYVAIQLLFGSQPGGIYLYFSMLAGLAASILVQVITDYYTGRERGPVRRIADASQTGAGTNIITGFSVALETTALPIASLGACLLIAYYFGTLFGAANPQWGAHASLMGGVYGTTLATMGMLAVMGMVLALDGFGPIADNAGGIAEMSGQSGIGESMEALDAVGNTTKALTKGFAMGSALLAAQLLFQAYIEAGNEYLKSLNLPEIKLELSNPVVLVATLIGAMLPFIFSAFAIKAVGSAAKEIVNEVRRQFKEIPGLMEGKAKPEYDKAVDICTRAALKEMVPPGLLVVVAPIVVGVLLGWSAVGALVIGATLAGIPLAILMNTGGAAWDNAKKFIEAGNLGGKGSPAHAAAVVGDTVGDPMKDTAGPSLHVLIKLLNTLSILFIPLFIGILGL